One genomic region from Terriglobus aquaticus encodes:
- the purE gene encoding 5-(carboxyamino)imidazole ribonucleotide mutase — protein MHDTSAAPQVGVVMGSKSDWKTLSAAARILHEFGVPFEARVVSAHRTPDLLFEYAEAAHGRGLRAIIAGAGGAAHLPGMLAAKTVVPVLGVPVNATTLQGMDALLSIVQMPKGVPVATFAIGEAGAVNAGLFAVAMLASNDEALATRLVEWRKSREQSVLAETLSLDETPDHEQKAPVATA, from the coding sequence ATGCACGACACAAGCGCTGCGCCCCAGGTGGGCGTGGTCATGGGATCGAAGAGCGACTGGAAGACCCTGAGCGCCGCCGCTCGCATTCTTCACGAGTTCGGTGTTCCGTTCGAAGCTCGCGTGGTCAGCGCGCATCGCACGCCAGACCTGCTATTTGAGTATGCGGAAGCCGCGCACGGCCGCGGTCTGCGGGCCATCATCGCGGGCGCGGGCGGCGCTGCGCACCTGCCGGGCATGCTGGCCGCGAAGACAGTTGTGCCAGTGCTCGGCGTACCGGTGAACGCCACCACGCTGCAGGGCATGGACGCGCTGCTGAGCATTGTGCAGATGCCCAAGGGCGTTCCGGTGGCGACGTTCGCGATCGGCGAGGCGGGCGCGGTGAACGCCGGGCTGTTCGCGGTGGCCATGCTGGCGTCCAACGACGAGGCGCTCGCGACGAGGCTTGTCGAGTGGCGCAAGAGCCGTGAGCAATCTGTCCTGGCGGAAACGCTCAGCCTGGATGAAACTCCTGACCACGAACAGAAAGCACCTGTAGCCACCGCATGA
- a CDS encoding VOC family protein, whose product MAAKKDWIWYELMTSDPKGAAKFYSDVVGWKVEPFPGSANGTEYLVGSVGDRGVVGIMSMPPTVPPGMPPNWTGYIHTQNCDETAKAVTEAGGSVKFGPLDLPDVGRIAAVADPEGGVFNLLQPGRTDAPPRPESWVAGSVSWCELHSNDEKNLDFYVKQFGWDKVNAMDMGEHGVYQTFTSNDSRETGGSLRKGPHEKGMPTYWLYYISVDGIDAAVGRINGGGGSVLMGPHEVPGGTWVAIGKDPQGALFALHSQTR is encoded by the coding sequence ATGGCCGCGAAGAAGGATTGGATCTGGTATGAGCTGATGACCAGCGACCCCAAGGGCGCCGCGAAGTTCTACAGCGATGTTGTGGGCTGGAAGGTGGAACCCTTCCCGGGCTCGGCGAACGGTACGGAGTATTTGGTGGGCAGTGTCGGCGATCGCGGAGTGGTGGGCATCATGAGCATGCCTCCCACGGTGCCGCCGGGCATGCCTCCCAACTGGACCGGGTACATCCACACGCAGAACTGTGACGAGACCGCAAAGGCGGTAACCGAAGCGGGAGGCAGCGTGAAGTTCGGCCCGCTGGACCTTCCGGACGTGGGTCGCATCGCGGCCGTGGCAGACCCGGAGGGTGGCGTGTTCAACCTGTTGCAGCCGGGCCGCACCGACGCTCCGCCCAGGCCCGAATCGTGGGTCGCCGGCAGTGTGAGCTGGTGTGAGCTGCACAGCAACGACGAGAAGAATCTTGACTTCTACGTGAAGCAGTTTGGCTGGGATAAAGTCAACGCGATGGACATGGGTGAGCACGGGGTCTACCAGACGTTCACCAGCAACGACAGCCGCGAGACAGGTGGCAGCCTGCGCAAGGGACCGCACGAAAAGGGTATGCCGACCTACTGGCTGTACTACATCAGTGTCGACGGGATCGATGCAGCGGTCGGGCGGATCAACGGGGGTGGTGGGAGCGTCCTGATGGGTCCGCACGAGGTTCCGGGAGGCACGTGGGTCGCCATCGGAAAAGACCCTCAAGGCGCGCTGTTCGCACTGCACTCGCAAACTCGCTGA
- a CDS encoding serine hydrolase domain-containing protein has product MNRRNFVATAGAAATALLPRGAFARSLSPLQPLITASGFCGTALVARGSAILLHQGFGPAERNFQTPCRPDTRYRIASITKLFTATLIVQLAGEGKLDLDRTIGTYLPQYPGPARDRSTLRQLLHHTSGIENFDKGLTSFAGAQRSGMPAYQMPHSTDDLLNLFASGALAHQPGSVFDYNNADFIILGKIIEAVELSSFDQILQRRICQPLGLTATGLFPSRHIQPALASTYYRDTGQPLGNDLPVYAENWYAAGGMTSTTADVLKFAQALFHGNLIPGPALAELLTPGLEDYGFGLWIGTLEANGRKYHFAQRPGRIMGANTLLLQLLDEPLTVILLGNTNLTDTDRLGFDIAKQVLTS; this is encoded by the coding sequence ATGAACCGTCGCAACTTTGTGGCTACAGCCGGAGCAGCAGCGACCGCCCTGCTACCCAGGGGAGCCTTCGCCCGTTCGTTATCGCCGCTCCAGCCGCTCATCACCGCCAGCGGCTTCTGTGGAACTGCGCTGGTCGCACGCGGCAGCGCCATTCTGCTGCATCAGGGCTTTGGGCCGGCCGAACGTAACTTTCAAACACCGTGTCGGCCCGACACTCGCTACCGGATCGCTTCCATCACCAAGCTCTTTACTGCCACACTGATCGTCCAGTTGGCAGGAGAGGGCAAGCTCGATCTGGACAGGACCATCGGCACTTATCTGCCGCAGTACCCGGGACCCGCACGGGACCGCTCAACCTTGAGGCAGCTCCTTCACCACACATCAGGAATCGAGAACTTCGACAAAGGACTCACCAGTTTTGCGGGAGCCCAGCGGTCCGGGATGCCGGCGTATCAAATGCCGCACAGCACGGACGATCTGCTTAACCTGTTCGCAAGCGGAGCGCTTGCCCACCAGCCAGGTTCCGTCTTCGACTACAACAACGCCGATTTCATCATCCTGGGCAAAATCATCGAGGCCGTGGAGTTGAGCAGTTTCGATCAGATCCTGCAGCGGCGCATCTGCCAGCCGCTTGGGCTGACAGCCACAGGCTTGTTTCCCTCCCGTCATATTCAGCCCGCGTTGGCATCGACCTACTACCGCGATACCGGCCAACCGCTCGGCAACGATCTTCCCGTTTATGCCGAAAATTGGTACGCCGCCGGGGGCATGACATCTACCACCGCGGACGTTCTCAAGTTTGCGCAGGCACTGTTCCACGGCAATCTCATCCCGGGGCCTGCACTGGCAGAATTGCTGACGCCGGGCCTGGAGGACTATGGCTTCGGCCTCTGGATCGGGACACTGGAGGCGAACGGGAGAAAATATCACTTCGCGCAACGCCCAGGACGGATCATGGGAGCGAACACGCTGCTGTTGCAACTGCTGGATGAGCCTCTCACCGTTATCCTGCTCGGCAACACCAATCTGACCGACACCGACCGCCTCGGCTTCGACATCGCTAAGCAGGTCCTGACCAGCTAA
- a CDS encoding DUF4142 domain-containing protein — protein MKIKMICATAVCCAAVSAAGAFAQTPASSADADKTFIQTASQSDYTEIKFSQLAADKGSNPRVKAYAQKMIADHTQLETEMKPFADQMGVTPVTQLDSDHQQKYDALSQMSGADFDKTYMTAMDMDHHKALDLFKQEESTTTDPKFKKVVAKGEKVVAQHTMMADKAVKMMNGGSSAAGM, from the coding sequence ATGAAGATCAAGATGATTTGCGCTACCGCCGTTTGTTGCGCTGCTGTGAGCGCAGCGGGTGCCTTTGCACAGACCCCGGCCAGCTCCGCCGATGCGGACAAGACGTTTATCCAGACGGCGTCGCAGAGCGACTACACCGAGATCAAGTTCAGCCAGCTTGCCGCGGACAAGGGCAGCAACCCGCGCGTGAAGGCGTACGCGCAGAAGATGATCGCCGATCACACCCAGCTGGAAACCGAGATGAAGCCCTTTGCCGACCAGATGGGCGTGACGCCGGTGACGCAGCTGGATAGCGATCACCAGCAGAAGTACGACGCACTGAGCCAGATGAGCGGCGCCGACTTCGATAAGACCTACATGACCGCGATGGACATGGATCACCACAAGGCGCTGGATCTGTTCAAGCAGGAAGAGAGCACCACGACCGATCCGAAGTTCAAGAAGGTCGTCGCCAAGGGCGAGAAGGTAGTTGCGCAGCACACCATGATGGCGGACAAGGCCGTGAAGATGATGAACGGCGGATCGTCTGCAGCCGGCATGTAA
- the ampH gene encoding D-alanyl-D-alanine-carboxypeptidase/endopeptidase AmpH has product MSSAAHLRSAQPAGEAATRAAEPPLGSAQAVAEQIFRRTNSTGMVVVVVRDGDVWMASFGKVAYNSKDQPTPDTLVRLCSITKILTTDVLAKLVAAHTVAFTDPLEKFAPEGVTVPSMTVHGPVDRALTLGDLATHTGGLPREIAYPPVGAAHFTFPDFQYRWQWLPGFRYRTSPGTAAHYSNIGFDLLADALSQATDKSYAELFREKTVQPLALRDTTLSPTSEQCTRLMSSEREPSQCTDTEAAAGSGGMYSTPRDMARLMRYFLGLPGVPVHQNGMSTAMYVDPADLRSVQGLGHAGVPTGIGLGWVEINREYGDSRIVQKTGGGAGFQTYVALNPAHHAGIFIARMQSRRSAGGNMFREANDLLLMLCGLPPVPVDPNDPERERTAEDLEEARDAAPAPARVARVHGGRAPRATALTHEPVRRLPRAQAAARRSPAKAGGAAHVLRKPRLGRRR; this is encoded by the coding sequence GTGAGTTCTGCCGCGCACCTTCGTTCTGCGCAACCTGCCGGCGAGGCGGCGACCCGTGCGGCAGAGCCGCCGCTGGGCAGCGCGCAGGCGGTGGCGGAGCAGATCTTTCGCCGCACCAACTCCACCGGCATGGTTGTGGTGGTTGTACGGGACGGCGATGTTTGGATGGCCTCGTTCGGCAAGGTCGCCTACAACAGCAAGGACCAACCAACGCCGGATACCCTGGTGCGGCTCTGTTCGATCACGAAGATCCTAACCACCGATGTACTGGCCAAACTGGTCGCAGCGCATACGGTCGCGTTCACCGATCCCCTGGAGAAGTTCGCTCCCGAGGGTGTGACCGTGCCCAGCATGACCGTCCACGGACCGGTGGACCGGGCGTTGACACTGGGTGACCTGGCGACGCACACGGGCGGCCTGCCGCGTGAGATCGCGTACCCGCCGGTTGGCGCGGCGCACTTCACGTTCCCGGACTTTCAGTACCGTTGGCAGTGGCTGCCGGGCTTCCGGTATCGCACGTCACCCGGGACGGCTGCGCACTATTCCAACATCGGCTTTGATCTGCTGGCCGACGCGCTGAGCCAGGCGACGGACAAGAGCTATGCGGAACTGTTTCGCGAAAAGACGGTGCAGCCTCTGGCCCTGCGCGACACCACGCTTTCGCCGACCTCAGAGCAGTGCACGCGGCTGATGAGCAGCGAGCGCGAACCGAGCCAGTGCACCGATACGGAAGCCGCCGCCGGATCGGGTGGCATGTACTCCACGCCGCGCGACATGGCGCGGCTGATGCGGTACTTCCTGGGCCTGCCGGGCGTACCGGTGCACCAGAACGGCATGTCGACCGCGATGTATGTGGACCCGGCCGATCTGCGCAGCGTGCAGGGACTGGGGCATGCTGGCGTGCCGACCGGCATCGGCCTGGGATGGGTCGAGATCAATCGTGAGTACGGCGATTCGCGCATTGTGCAGAAGACAGGTGGCGGCGCGGGCTTCCAGACGTATGTGGCGTTGAACCCCGCGCATCATGCCGGCATCTTCATCGCTCGGATGCAGAGCCGCCGTAGTGCGGGCGGCAACATGTTCCGCGAGGCGAATGATCTGCTGCTCATGCTGTGTGGTCTGCCGCCGGTGCCGGTCGACCCGAATGACCCCGAGCGTGAGCGCACCGCCGAAGATCTGGAAGAGGCTCGGGATGCAGCTCCGGCACCGGCAAGGGTTGCCCGGGTTCATGGAGGCCGCGCTCCGCGTGCGACGGCGCTGACGCATGAGCCCGTGCGCAGACTGCCGCGTGCGCAGGCGGCTGCGCGACGCTCTCCGGCCAAAGCCGGTGGCGCAGCGCATGTCTTGCGTAAGCCGCGCCTGGGTCGCCGTCGTTAG
- a CDS encoding phytoene desaturase family protein yields the protein MRVAVIGSGLAGLSAAATLAARGYQVEVFEKNPWLGGKAALLEEQGFRFDMGPTILIQPSTLRKIFAEANRNLDDYLTMVKLDPSWRCFFEDGSVIDLKDSTDQMVAELNRVKPGMGEKYREFLGISEQLHHISDKFFFWKPIGSMMDTLEMRGMFDPAVLKDVMKMRLGKTVAGVIREYIHDDNTAQMLDHFVQYVGSSPDASPAILCAIGHMQTEQGIWYPMGGTRAVPEALVKLGTELGVQYHVNADVARINTHLAGGLPVADGITLSNGERYAFDAIVSNEDSVRTYRELLSGAPGTEDVVARFNRKSNYEPACSGVVLYLGLNKRYDHLAHHDFVFSRDPHEEFHAIYNLGLPAPDPTCYLASTSRTEPATAPEGGDALYVLVHTPYLRPNHDWREMFPGYRQVILDKLKTTGKMPDIEDRIVFEAALTPQDIHDRYRVLNGAIYGLSSHGRFSGAFKPSNVVNGVDGLFLAGGAAHPGPGMPMVMQSGWIAADALDRQYTGKPDAYGQPTTDMHFVGTEEMSTQSEHMQA from the coding sequence ATGCGCGTCGCAGTTATCGGTTCCGGCCTGGCCGGACTTTCCGCCGCAGCCACACTCGCTGCCCGCGGTTACCAGGTGGAAGTGTTCGAAAAGAACCCGTGGCTCGGGGGCAAGGCCGCTTTGCTGGAGGAGCAGGGCTTCCGCTTCGACATGGGGCCGACGATCCTGATTCAGCCGTCCACGCTGCGCAAGATCTTCGCGGAGGCGAACCGCAACCTGGACGATTACCTGACGATGGTCAAGCTGGACCCGTCCTGGCGTTGCTTCTTTGAGGATGGATCGGTCATCGACCTGAAGGACTCCACCGACCAGATGGTGGCGGAACTGAACCGCGTGAAGCCGGGCATGGGTGAGAAGTACCGCGAGTTCCTTGGGATCAGCGAGCAGCTCCATCACATCAGCGACAAGTTCTTCTTCTGGAAGCCGATCGGCTCCATGATGGACACGCTGGAGATGCGCGGCATGTTCGATCCGGCCGTGCTGAAGGACGTGATGAAGATGCGCCTGGGCAAGACGGTTGCCGGCGTGATCCGCGAATACATTCACGACGACAATACGGCGCAGATGCTCGACCACTTCGTGCAGTACGTCGGCTCCTCGCCCGATGCTTCGCCGGCGATCCTGTGCGCTATCGGCCATATGCAGACCGAGCAGGGCATCTGGTACCCCATGGGCGGAACGCGCGCGGTGCCGGAGGCGCTCGTCAAGCTGGGCACGGAGCTCGGCGTCCAATACCACGTGAACGCCGATGTGGCGCGCATCAATACGCACCTGGCGGGCGGTCTGCCGGTGGCGGACGGCATTACGTTGAGCAACGGAGAGCGGTATGCGTTTGACGCCATCGTCTCCAACGAAGACAGTGTGCGCACCTATCGTGAGCTGCTGAGCGGAGCGCCGGGGACCGAGGATGTGGTCGCGCGCTTCAATCGCAAGAGCAACTATGAGCCGGCGTGCAGCGGTGTGGTGCTGTACCTGGGGCTGAACAAGCGCTACGACCACCTGGCGCACCATGACTTCGTCTTCTCGCGCGACCCGCATGAGGAGTTTCACGCAATCTACAACCTCGGCCTGCCCGCGCCCGACCCGACGTGCTATCTGGCGTCGACCAGCCGCACCGAGCCGGCGACCGCGCCCGAGGGCGGCGATGCGCTGTATGTGCTGGTGCACACGCCGTATCTGCGGCCGAACCATGACTGGCGCGAGATGTTCCCCGGCTATCGCCAGGTGATCCTGGACAAGCTGAAGACTACGGGCAAGATGCCGGATATCGAAGACCGCATCGTCTTTGAGGCGGCGCTCACGCCGCAGGACATTCACGACCGGTATCGCGTGCTGAACGGGGCGATCTACGGACTGAGCTCGCACGGCCGATTCAGCGGCGCGTTCAAGCCGTCGAATGTGGTGAACGGCGTGGACGGCCTGTTCCTGGCTGGCGGCGCGGCGCACCCGGGGCCGGGCATGCCGATGGTCATGCAATCCGGCTGGATTGCCGCCGATGCGCTCGACCGGCAGTACACCGGAAAGCCGGATGCGTACGGTCAGCCCACGACCGATATGCATTTCGTGGGGACCGAGGAGATGAGCACGCAGTCCGAGCACATGCAGGCGTAA
- the crtI gene encoding phytoene desaturase family protein gives MSSMQKRVVVVGAGPGGLASAMLLAASGVDVTIVEKRDHAGGRTSTFEQDGFRFDYGPTFFLYPRVLSEIFSASGYSLDREVPMLRLDPQYRLVFGTGGELLATGDHERMEAAIAKLCPRDAKNFQNFMTDNRNKLQRFLPFLESPFESWRDLARPEMLKLLPILAPWKSLDQELRQYFSDERIRLGFSFQSKYLGMSPFRCPGLFSILSFLEYEYGVFHPVGGCGAVTRAMARICEDMGVTILLNEDVEAICFEGRKATGVRTNQRTIQADSVVMNAEFAEAAKRMIPRHLRSRWTDDGIGKKDHSCSTFMLYLGVDGRYDEVSHHTIYLAKDYRGNLHDIEKGHTLSQDPSIYVQNASVSDDSLAPKGMSSLYVLAPVTHSCDGVDWKRDLAPFRERVLDQMANIGMGDVRSRIRTERVLTPANWAAEFALHKGSTFSMAHSLRQMLHLRPHNRFEETDGVYLAGGGTHPGSGLPVIFESARISSKLLLEDLGIKPAWNFTQSAFDQSHLRDRDLAVQ, from the coding sequence ATGAGTTCCATGCAGAAGCGTGTGGTTGTCGTGGGCGCGGGCCCCGGTGGTCTGGCCAGTGCCATGCTGCTGGCGGCCTCGGGTGTGGATGTAACCATAGTTGAGAAGCGCGATCACGCGGGTGGGCGTACCTCTACCTTTGAGCAGGACGGCTTCCGCTTCGACTACGGTCCGACCTTCTTCTTGTACCCGCGTGTTCTGAGCGAGATTTTCTCGGCTTCCGGGTATTCGCTTGACCGCGAAGTTCCCATGCTCCGCTTGGACCCGCAATACCGCCTGGTGTTCGGTACGGGTGGCGAACTGCTGGCGACCGGCGACCACGAGCGCATGGAAGCTGCCATCGCCAAGCTGTGTCCGCGGGACGCGAAGAACTTCCAGAACTTCATGACGGACAACCGCAACAAGCTGCAGCGCTTCCTGCCGTTCCTGGAGTCGCCGTTTGAGAGCTGGCGTGACCTGGCGCGGCCGGAGATGCTGAAGCTTCTGCCCATCCTGGCGCCGTGGAAGTCGCTGGATCAGGAGCTGCGGCAGTACTTCAGCGACGAACGCATTCGGCTCGGCTTCTCATTCCAATCGAAGTATCTGGGCATGTCCCCTTTCCGGTGTCCGGGACTGTTCTCGATCCTCAGCTTCTTGGAGTACGAGTACGGCGTGTTTCATCCGGTCGGCGGTTGCGGCGCGGTGACGCGTGCCATGGCTCGCATCTGCGAGGACATGGGCGTCACGATCCTGTTGAATGAGGACGTCGAGGCGATCTGCTTTGAGGGTCGCAAGGCAACCGGCGTCCGTACTAACCAGCGCACTATCCAGGCTGATTCCGTGGTGATGAACGCGGAGTTCGCAGAAGCGGCGAAGCGCATGATTCCGCGTCACCTGCGTTCCCGCTGGACCGACGACGGCATCGGCAAGAAGGACCATAGCTGCTCCACCTTCATGCTGTACCTGGGCGTGGATGGCCGGTACGACGAGGTTTCGCACCACACGATCTACTTGGCGAAGGACTACCGCGGCAACCTGCACGACATCGAGAAGGGCCACACGCTCTCGCAGGACCCCTCGATCTACGTGCAGAACGCTTCGGTGAGCGACGACTCGCTGGCCCCCAAGGGCATGAGTTCGCTCTACGTGCTGGCGCCGGTCACGCATAGCTGCGACGGCGTCGACTGGAAGCGCGACCTCGCGCCATTCCGCGAGCGCGTGCTGGACCAGATGGCGAACATTGGCATGGGGGATGTGCGCAGCCGTATCCGGACCGAGCGGGTGTTGACGCCGGCGAACTGGGCAGCGGAGTTCGCCCTGCACAAGGGATCTACCTTCAGCATGGCGCACTCGCTGCGCCAGATGCTGCACCTGCGCCCACACAACCGGTTTGAAGAAACCGACGGCGTGTACCTGGCCGGTGGCGGAACGCATCCGGGGTCGGGTCTGCCGGTCATTTTCGAGTCTGCGCGCATCTCGTCCAAGCTGTTGCTGGAAGACCTCGGCATCAAACCGGCATGGAACTTCACGCAGTCTGCGTTCGACCAGAGCCATCTGCGCGACCGCGACCTCGCCGTGCAGTAG
- a CDS encoding HD domain-containing protein has translation MITTTAEAGGASEKPAPSQPQNEYTRERALALLHEWTQSPSLLKHAFAVETCTAAYGQQEAERLGLSGTAAEAFVEPYRIAALLHDFDYEKHPSLDEHVWVGIKVLEQQGWPEPIRHAILAHAEYTHTPRESHLDRALFACDELSGFLTACALVKPSRSIHDVEVAGVRKKMKDKAFARGVLREDIVNGAALLGIEVDQHIANCLRAMQANAAALGLDGVPASDSAH, from the coding sequence ATGATCACGACCACAGCGGAGGCCGGAGGCGCCTCTGAGAAGCCTGCGCCGTCGCAGCCTCAGAACGAGTACACGCGCGAACGGGCGTTGGCGCTGTTGCACGAGTGGACGCAGTCGCCAAGCCTGTTGAAGCACGCGTTTGCGGTGGAAACCTGCACCGCCGCATACGGGCAGCAAGAGGCCGAGCGGCTTGGTCTGAGCGGTACCGCGGCGGAGGCATTTGTGGAGCCGTACCGCATCGCCGCGCTGCTGCACGACTTCGATTACGAGAAACATCCGTCGCTGGACGAGCATGTGTGGGTCGGCATCAAGGTGCTGGAGCAGCAGGGGTGGCCGGAGCCGATCCGTCACGCCATCCTGGCGCATGCCGAGTACACCCACACGCCGCGCGAGTCGCACCTGGATCGGGCCCTGTTCGCATGCGACGAGCTGAGCGGCTTCCTGACCGCGTGCGCCCTGGTCAAGCCGAGCCGCAGCATTCACGATGTGGAGGTCGCGGGTGTTCGCAAGAAGATGAAGGACAAGGCGTTCGCCCGCGGCGTGCTGCGGGAAGACATTGTGAACGGCGCGGCCCTGCTCGGGATCGAAGTGGACCAGCACATTGCGAACTGCCTGCGCGCCATGCAGGCGAATGCGGCCGCGCTGGGCCTTGACGGCGTGCCGGCGTCCGACAGCGCCCACTGA
- a CDS encoding nucleotidyltransferase family protein, whose product MAADAGARGEELNEGRRHLGALILAAGASTRLGQPKQMVRWNGETLVERAVRIAREAGAETVLVVLGAHHEQIFPILQPYQPELRILLNQRWAEGMGTSIALGAAVAERHSVDDLLVLTCDQVAVTAQHLRDLVAASHREHVVASTYAGRRGVPALFPEFSFHALQRLSGDRGARDLLQHEDVVHLPLPGGELDIDTPEDLEQLTAPGVSEPDTRAILGP is encoded by the coding sequence ATGGCCGCGGATGCCGGCGCACGAGGGGAAGAGTTGAACGAGGGAAGGCGTCACCTGGGCGCATTGATTTTGGCTGCGGGTGCGTCCACGCGGCTCGGCCAACCGAAGCAGATGGTGCGTTGGAACGGAGAGACGCTGGTGGAACGCGCGGTGCGGATTGCGCGCGAGGCTGGCGCGGAGACGGTCCTGGTGGTGCTGGGGGCGCACCACGAGCAGATCTTTCCAATCCTGCAGCCCTACCAGCCAGAGTTGCGCATTCTGCTGAATCAGCGATGGGCCGAGGGTATGGGCACCAGCATTGCGCTGGGTGCTGCGGTGGCGGAGCGGCACAGCGTAGATGACCTGTTGGTGCTCACCTGTGACCAGGTGGCGGTCACGGCGCAGCACTTGCGCGACCTGGTTGCCGCGTCGCATCGTGAACATGTAGTGGCGTCGACCTATGCCGGCCGCCGCGGGGTTCCGGCGCTGTTTCCGGAGTTTAGCTTTCACGCGCTGCAGCGGCTCTCCGGCGATCGCGGGGCGCGCGATCTGCTGCAGCACGAGGACGTCGTGCACCTGCCGCTCCCGGGTGGCGAACTCGACATCGACACTCCGGAGGACCTGGAGCAACTAACGGCACCGGGTGTTTCGGAACCGGATACGCGCGCTATTCTTGGGCCATGA